Genomic window (Marasmius oreades isolate 03SP1 chromosome 3, whole genome shotgun sequence):
GCGGTAGCCGCGCAAAAATATCATCCAAGGGCGAACGAACCTATATATGTCGACCGTGTGGTTGGGGCCAAAGGAGGTAACGCGAATCACGGATAGTTCCAAGCCATTCAATCTCCGACTCAAAGTTCCCATCCTCCCGTTCGCGCCGAACCTGTGGGCGCAGGCGCTGCATCTATCCTTTCGCTATGCCCTTTTCTCCGTCATGGAAGCTAGCCGGCAACTACAAAGCTTCCCGTGGCACTAGCGGACTGCGAGAAAACGAGCGAGTAATTTGCGAACAACACATGGACATTGCACAGTAGCTATTGCGAACAGCCGCGAAGCTGGAGCACAAGTGCAGACTAGAGCCTCAGGCCTCAGGTTCAAGTCTTTTTGTGCGCTGATAGATCAGCACGGGAGATCCTCTAACTACCTACGAAGGGCGTCATTTCCGAGGGATGCGCGGAAATCACTCTTGCAGGACAAAACTGACGCCTGCAATTATTCTATCTAGCGTATGCCAACTACCAATCTGCGAAAAGGCGGCGGGTAGCTCCAGCTATGGATCCTCGTCAGACGGGCTCAGATCGATTGTCTACGGGAAGACTGGATGCTCGACCTCCCCGCTATTCCTGACTTCCTCGACTCAACTCAAGGTTCAAGCTGGTACCCTCACCTACTACTACGTCTGGTGGTCGAGTACGGCACATACTTTAACTGACCTTTGACTCAAGTTTGAAGTCGCCGAACATTTGATAGCTGCTCCACGTGCTTTTCCCTTACAGTACTCTGTGTTCTCCACGTAGGATTCCCGCCTTCGAGATCATTCAATTGACCGGACACCTAGATTGCGGTACCTTCTTCTCTTGCGCGTCCAAAATGCGAGACGTCTCTATAAGCTTGGTGATGCCATCCCTTGATCTTTGATTATTCTTCCTCGATGAGGCTTGGAAAGTCTTTTTTCAAGATGCGTCCCCTGCAGTCCGGAATCCCACCTTCATTGCTTGCGAACGCTCGGACATTTCACGCTGTGACTTAGGTCTTCGAATCTGATTCGAGCCAAAACTGTCGTGCATTTCGCAAGAGATCACCATCCTCATGGAGAGGATTCAACAGCTGATTAACGAATGTATGGGAAACTTTGAAGATGCTTCAAACCGATTCGATAGGGTTCTATATATCTCCTCTTGTTCTCTTAGCCGCAAGCTTCGAAGGATCAGTCCGGTCTTTCAAAAGGTGTTCTAATTGTCAGTTGTCGTTAATTTTCAACGAAGCTTTCGGTATCTAAAAGCAAGATGGAAATCCCTCGGCTTTTATCATGCTCGTCCTCGAATGAGCACAGATCGACCGACCACTCCTGCCATTCTGAAAACTCGGTTTCGGTTCCAAAGCACCTCCTGTCTTTGTCTTTCAGTCAAGATTGTGGGTCAAGTGGCACGTGTATATCTGCCGACAAAATTCCCTCCGGTTGCTGTATAATCCGACTGACCCGCTTGAGAAATGCTTCACTTACCCACTGTTGGGAAATCGCAAGCTGAAGAGAGTAAGGTAGATATGCCCATGTAACCGTGATGTCAAATTATCCGCCACTAATATGCTCCGGTTTCCAGatccttctcctccatcGCAATACAGCCGCTTTAGCCCTTGGTCGATATTGGCCTAGCTTCTATGCGTTCGTGATGCTCACAATGCTGCTTATAGGTTATAACCAAAAAATGTTGCCTGCACTACATATGTAGGTAGTACTCGGTGAGTAGGAACCAGATTTGATTCATCCGTATAAAGCGGTGCGTCGGTGATAATAATTTCATGGCCGCCAATgcttcaatattcaataccCACTCACTCCAGCTGTCCATGGGAAACGAGCACTTGCGTTTTCCCTGGTGATTTGGTATCCGCATGTTTCACCACGAACTAGGCTGTCAGGTTGCTCTGGCAAGTGACAGATGGTATCaagactcaaaaaaaaaactcaccGGTGCAATGAAATGCCTCGAACGGTATAAAGGTAAAGTTTTTTTCAAGGCATCTCTCAACCACAGACATGAAATCGCATTTTCTACTGCCTTTGATACCTCTCGCCTTGGCTGCCACTCTGGAGAAACGGGCTGCCCCGCAGGGCATAGATGTTTCTCACTTCCAACCGAATGTCGACTGGGCGCAGGTCAAAGCGAATGGTATTTCATTCGCTTTTATAAAAGCGACCGAAGGAACTAGTATGTTCACCTCCCGTCCTTCCTGCAGAACGATGCTGGACAATTGCTGACCGATATCTAGCGTTCATCGACCCCTCATTTTCGTCTCATTACACTGGAGCCACGAATGCTGGACTTATTCGTGGAgcgtatcactttggccatCCAGACTCGAGCTCAGGAGCCACGCAAGCAAACTTCTTTTTGGCTCACGGGGGTAAGCAGTTTCCAGGCTCAGCTCAGCGCAAACAATTAATTCGTCCATAGGTGGATGGTCCGGTGATGGGATCACTTTCCCTGGTGTATTGGACATTGAATGTATGATCCATTCACGTCGCGATGAACGAACTGATGTCTAACGACACGTTCAAAACGGACAGTTAATCCAAGTGGCGACACTTGTTACGGTCTGACTCCCGCTGCCATGGTCAGCTGGATCAAGGATTTTTCAGATACATACCACGCAAAGACCACTAGGTGAAGCGACACCTTATTATTTTCTAATTCCTGATACTGATGCGTTATCCTAGGTTCCCGAGTGAGTGGACCGTCTTACCCCATATTTGAGGTATTAGAATTTACACTTCTGTTACACAGTCATCTACACAAACACGAACTGGTGGAAACAATGCACCGGCAACAGCGCAGCGTTCACTTCGAATTCACTTTGGATTGCCCGCTTCAGTTCTAGCCCTGGTGAATTGCCGGCGGGTTGGCCGTGagtttcttcgtcttctgttTGGATAGTTGAGCCAACAATGAGATCAATTATTAGAACCTACACCTTCTGGCAATTTGCGGATTCTGGTCCCAATCCTGGCGATCAAGACAATTTCAACGGTGACCTTGCAGGGCTTAAACGGTAAGCAATCCAATAGTTTTCAGACACCCGATGTTTACCAAACTTTAACTTAATTCTGGATTGCAGGATCGCGACTGGATAGTTCAAAGTTGTTTCTCGGGCCGATAATATTATGTATATATATTTGAGTCAATCTTTTCAAAGTGGAAGTGAGGTAGTAAATGTTGCTTCTTATTCTTCAATATAGATCCATTTCCTTTGCTTGAATTTTAATTGTTAGTATAAATTGCTTTACATTAGGGGGAATCGAACCCCAGGCGGGCCGACCAATTTGAAGCAACGACCTTGTCATTTTTTTCGAACTCACGTTCACAAAGATCAATCATGGTTTCAAACCGTTACGGCCGCAATCTGATTTGATGTGCATCGGGAACGCCCTGATTCTAATCATTACGGAGCATCAGTTTTGCACAGACGCTGGCCTTTGAAACCACCAAGTAACGCGGAATCGGAAAGACTAGGCTTTGTATAGTCTTCCTGAGCGGAAGAACGGACGGGAGGggtttcaagttcttctGCGGTATGTGTCTCTTCAACATAAGTGCCAAATATCTTTACATTTTGCGAGGCGATTCTTTGTCCAGCATTCATCTTCTCGTCTGCAGATTGTTGCCTGGATATCATTCCTGAACTTGCACCATCATTAGAATTATTACAGGCCATGTGGTCGGACTTCAAATGCACAAGAATCCTTCACATACGATGACCGTCACAGCCGTTAATTTTGGTTTTCATCTCCCGTTCCACATAGTAACCCCGTTTCATCATTGTTTTTGACCCACGTACCGCTCTACTAGGTTCGCGAACAGATGCGCGGCTGTACAGATCATACTAGATACAAAGCTCAAGTTACTACCATCTTGCGGACTAAATCCCTGGACTGATGAGAAGTGGGGACGTTTCATCATCCACGATGGTTGCGAACTGCCTACAACCGAATGAAATTTCGGCTGACCAAGACTAGGCTATGGCATTGCTTCTTGAATGATACAAGTTTTTTCTGTGCGAATCTGTCAGACGGGTAGATCAGTACGCGCATCAACTTTTCCCCACTGTCGGCTTCATCTCGTCACCCGAATGCTACGGCTGAATTTATATATATAAGGTACGGGATCTGCATATAAAGTACCTTCATCTCTCATCCCATTCTCCCCAGAACATGTCGACCGAGTACGGGACCTTCTACAACACTGATTATCGATCCGTTACCAATTCAAAGTCGTGCCCTTtcactcggaattcttctggcaaaATCAATGAATTTAGAGCTCCTTCCAAAGACCAAGTTCGTTCCGTTTGCCCAGCTCTGAATACCATGGCAAATCACGGTTACATGTAAGGTTTTCAGGCCACCATCCATCTTTTTCGGAACTAATCTTTATGCAGTCCTCGGGATGGACGCCGCCTTACATTCAAGTCAATTTTCTCGGGGCTGAAGACTTGTTACGGTCTGTCCACTCCTCTCGCCTTAGTGCTCACCCTCGGAGGTTACCTCCTGGTCAGGCGACTGCCTATACAATTACCATTCGGCTTGGATAAAATATTTCGAGTCCGTAACCCCGATGGCTCAACAAGTTCTCCAGGTGAACTCGATCTACATCACATCGGGCTTCACAATGGCGTAGAACACGACGCAAGTCTTGTGCACGAGGACGCTCGAAAGGGAGAACTTTATCCTCCGATCCGAATTAATGATGAATGGGTGAAAAACATAGTCGGAGACATTTCTCCCAAAGTAAAAGGTTACTCTGATGGTCAGCGTACGCCTTCATTCGGGGAAGGTGGTAGTGACTCGGAGGACGGCCTTACCACGCTCTCTCCGTCCCATGATCCTAGTCGTTCCTCGTCGAGATCGTCCATGACAATTGCATCGGGCGTTTCTTTGGGTTGGCAGAGATTTACTTCAGAAGAATATCGCAATACACTGGTCTCGGCTGCTGATGTTGGCCGGATGCGAGCTAGACGGCAGCGGGAGATTGCTCCGAAGAAAATGGACAGTTTTCATGCAGAACTCGCTAGAGGAGAGATGGCGATTATCTTGGGTGTCTGGGAGGAAACCGATGGCACGACGAAGAAAAAGGGTATGCCGTTGCCCTATCTCCTGACTTGGCTTGCAAAGGAGCGTCTACCCGAAGGCTGGGAACCAAATCATACACAAGGTCTTCTTGACGTTATCAGAAAGAATAAGGAGATTCGGGCGGTCGCCGAAGCGATAGAGAACGGTGACTCGTAGGTTTTCGGCAGCCAGTGTTTGACCTGTTATATCTCCAACGAGTCGTCGTGATTTTTTATTTATGGATATTTATTGGAAGGGTATTAATTACTTTTATTAAGGATCCACCGTACATGAAGCTGGCAACAACAACTTATACTTCTTGGTACCGTATATCATGTATGTGTAGGCTCAAATACAAATCAGCTACTTGATAAGCTTTGGGTTTGTCTCAGGTACTTTATGCTGAAGATCATTCCGCATCGCTTCACCCCCGCAGATCGTTGACATACAAGGGAGTCTGATCTACTTGTCTGACCCACAAATCCCAGGCCCTATCTCGTCTATTTTGATCATCAGAATGGGAAGATGTAGCCTCTCATAAAAAAACTCACGTTCCTGGAGCTTCATTTGTTGTACGAGCATCTGTAGCTTGTTTCTCTGTCAACCCAGGTAAAATGCCGCTTCCACCAAGCAATAAGGCCTGGGTCTGGACAATTGCGGATCTTTTCGTATAGAAAGCCCGAAACGTGACTTCACGTATGGAAGAGGCTCGAACGGCCATACCATGACCTTTTGTGCCGGGGGTAATATGCAGTTATTCGAAACATTCTAGGTAGGACGACAAACCTTTCATCAATACTATATCGCTGCCATCTTCAAACGTACGGGATAGTGCGTCACCAAGCACTGGGTTTCTGATAAATAGGTCGTGTAGTTGATCTGAATCGTCAGGAACCACCGAATTGAAATCGAAGATGGGTGTGCCGTTCGTCAAAGTGCCTATTGAACCAGCCTACGGTATGTCATATCAGATCACTAGGTCCTAATGGCCGAGGTTATTCGAGAAACAGCTCACGGAACCTATCTGAGCACGAAGTCCGACTCCCACTGCTGCGAAAGGGAGAACCTCGATGGTGTGCGAGTGAATGACGCTCGTAACGTTCGGCTGAGCCGCATAGATCTTGAGGAATTGTCAGAATTTGACACCCGTTCAGTCTACTTAAAACCAACCTGAGAGTGGATGAATCTCTCTGAAAATGACGGTGGAATGTCCTCTCCCACCACCGACTCATTGAAAGTCAAGTGGAGTGGAGTTGCGTTTGAGATATCATATCTACTTACGTGAGAGTCATTAGTCCACTGCTTTAGTTGAACTCTACTTACGTGACGAGAGTCTGTGAGGTGGCGGAAGCCGGGGCAATTGCGAACGACCTGAATAGTAGCTCGGTTAAGAGATGGAGCAAAAACTAGGCAAACTCAGCCCACATAATAAATTGACTTTCATTATCCGGATTCCGTACGGAAATGTGTCCATATGCATCAACAACCTCTAGGAGGTGAAGAATATCTGTTCCGGTACAGGCTTAACCTTGTAATTAAAATCTGAGGAGAAAACGTACGATTTGCATCCAATAGGTCAATGCTGACTTGTGTAACATTTTGGGACGGGCTCCCTGACACAAGGACCGGCGCGAGGAGAAGACTGATTGTTTCAAGAGCAGAGACTTTCATTGAGAATCCGAAATGAGGATGACGCGAGGATCTGAACTTATAAGTCTCCAGTGGGACGTCAGCTGCGAGTCATAATTCCCATGAGGTACAACCTGGTGTGAGAGCATGGAAGCAAGGATGTAGAATCCGGTATATAGAAGAGGCATGACCTCCTCTGAAAGGTTGACGGGGATCCCACATGAGAAAAAGGCGCGATACTATGTATAGCTGAGTCTTGATGTAACTTCCTCTGCTGTTGGGCGGTGATTTCCGAGAGAGAGTCTCATGGAAAGGGTCTACTGGATAAGAGTCCCGCGGGATCACTTCCAACGAAGAATATGGAGAAGCCAAACTTGAAGGCGAGTTTGAATTTACTCTAGGCGCACTAGTGCCCGTGGTGGGTAGTTTGAGGTTATGTACAGTGTACACATTGTACACATTATCACTTTGCACGTGGATTCCGTTCTCATCACCGCTTGGTCGCCTGCAATCTGGATGGCAGCGGCATCGCTGCACGAGTGCACTCAAGTTTCCCTCAAAACATGGCAAGACGACCTCGTAAGGTTATTTCAGAACGCCAAAGACAGATATCCAGATGTAGTTTGGGAAGTCGGTGAAGAcgttgacgacgatgagaaTATAACACCCGATGTTGACGAAGTATGGGGCCACAAAGGTATGTTCTCAGTGTAGGTCATCGTGCCCTAAGCCTAAGAAATCGCTCTAGCAATTGTATATGCTCGAGCTCCTCCCTCATTTCAATCCAGATATTTTCAGTTTCGCCCGTCAAATACGACCAGCCTCAGTCTTGCTCTTTCAGACTCCTTTTCCCGTTCACCATCTCCGTCCAGAAATCCAACTCCTCAGACCATTAGTCAGGGCCTAACTCGTCTTCGAACTGCAATCTCAACCGTTCTGTTCAGCAATGAACTCGAATATCTTTATACCGGCCAAGGGTTCGGTGAAGCCTTTCAGTTTCTTTTCGATGAAGACGGCGCCGGGGGAATAGACGAGACAGACTCTGCAGAAATACGAATCGATAAATTGCGGCGGGACTTGGTCTTCATGTGGCGATCTCGTCTCTATTCCGACGTAAGAATTGCCCTATCAAACGAACACGAGCCTTCCACCGCCGTTTTCAGCACTCATAAATTCATCCTCGTATCTCGTTCTTCCTATTTTGCTAAACTCTTAAGTGCATCCTCCTCTCATGCTTCTCGGGACGAAACGCAAACACTCACACTTCCGTCTCCACCACACACTCCCGCCTCACTGCATTTCACCCTTGGTTACCTTTACACCGGGACGCTCTCtttttctcatcgaacctatGATTTGAGCACCGCTCTATCTATCCTCCtcacttcatcttcatcatacCTCAATCTCCCTGCATTGCATGTCGAAATTCGCTCTCGAATCGTCATCGAAATGGCACATGGACTATTCCATGCATTTCTTCCTTTTGCCGAATATGATTCTCTGCTAAATCGTGGTGGAACAGGCGGCTGTAAATGTCGACAATGTGCCCGACGAATTCCTCGAATACTATCCTTCGCTTTACAACCGACTTTGCAGGACGCCATTCTTGAAAGAGGCGCCAGACGAGCATTGGTCGGGTTGTTTGGTGATGGTTGGTGCACGCAAGAATTTGCTGAGTTAGACCCTAAAATTCGCGAATCGGTCATTAGAGGTGTCAGGAAGAGAATGTGGAAAGAGTTTGAAGGAGACTCCGCAAACGCAACCGTCAAAGGCAGGGGGTTATTCGCGTTATTATTTGCCGCAGAGTCCGCTCTGGCTGGGAGGTTAACACAAGTTCTGGGGTACAATGGGGAGGACGACGAAATACTCGGTGCGGTTGAGACATACTATTAGTATCGCAATTCTGACAGACTTTTTTTTAGAGGGTGAGCTCCCAGCCAACACCCGTAAGCCCTGGGCAACCATAGTTCGAAACGATCTCCTTACAGCAAGGAAATCCATCGATGAATGTCTGGCCGAGTGCGTCGAGGACTGTCTTTCCCCACCGCCGTCTACTACCGCCTCTCTCTTTATACCAAATGCGCAGGATTTGACCTCATCCTCTCAGCTCGGTGGAGAAGAACCTGAGAAAGAAGCAGAAGGGCTCAACGAATTTcatctcctccttctccgatCGCCTCATACACCCTCTTATACTGACGCCCTCCATCTTCAATTCATCCTTTCTTCTCTGTTGCGTGGGCTATCTCATTCCAATGCTCCGGTGGTATATCAAACTTTGGTGTCGAATGTTTTGCTATTACCCTCTATTACAGACCCCGAACAGTCGATGCAAGAATTTGGTGCATTCATTGGAGAGAGACGGGCGTTATTGGGCGAAACGAATTACGTCAGGATTCAGGTAGAAGAAGCACGAGTAGAGGTAATGAAGTGGATCaaagggagatggaggagggtCAGAGATT
Coding sequences:
- a CDS encoding uncharacterized protein (CAZy:GH25) codes for the protein MKSHFLLPLIPLALAATLEKRAAPQGIDVSHFQPNVDWAQVKANGISFAFIKATEGTTFIDPSFSSHYTGATNAGLIRGAYHFGHPDSSSGATQANFFLAHGGGWSGDGITFPGVLDIEFNPSGDTCYGLTPAAMVSWIKDFSDTYHAKTTRFPIIYTNTNWWKQCTGNSAAFTSNSLWIARFSSSPGELPAGWPTYTFWQFADSGPNPGDQDNFNGDLAGLKRIATG